CTCGATTAAAAATTTTCACATTAGTTTTTTTGAACTAATAGAGAACTAAAATTCTCTTAATCTTATTCCGTATAACCATTTCGTGATAGAGGTGTATTGTGGTTCTGCAAAGATTTATTGACCTGCTCAACGAAATTAGACAACAGAATTCAAAGTCTGCTTCAACAATGGATCGTCGATTTGACCATTTATCCCAAAGGTATCTGCCTTATTAAGTCGAGAATCCAGTTTCATCGCTCTTTAGAAATTGTCAATCCTTATGCATGATTATTTTCCGTCAAAGGTTAACATTTCATTTCCTCCTCTTTTTTAAGCAATAATCCGTCATAGTATTTAATTTTTTTATCTAGTCTTTTGACTGTTTCTTCAATCTCTAGCAATTTCGCTGCTAATCGCTGTCTTTCTTCAACCAGAATATTTTTGCGGGCTTTTAGAGTCTTATCTCCTTCGGTAAATAAAGAGGTGTATTCAATTAATGACTCAATACTTAAACCGGCATTTCGCATACATTTTGCAAACTCAATCCATTTAATGTCCTCTTCACCATAGTTACGAATGCCATTTTCTTTACGCTTTACAGGCGGGATCAAGCCTATGCGTTCGTAATATCTGAGAGTGGCTGCTGTTAGATCAAACTGCTTTGCAACTTGTGCAATATTCATCCTCTTCACTCCAACTCTTTTATGTATGAAGATTCAATCGTTTAAAGTTAGCTTTAAGAACTGCTAACTACATACTCGCTTCCGGTCAACATATTAGTACAGTCCATTGATTAATCAATATCTGTCTATAATTTTTAAACAGAAACATCGTGCTTACAATAGGCAATCCAATCCTATCTGTTCATTAGTGAACAAATCAATCGGATTTGTTGATTATTTAAAGGTATTGAGACAATCTTAATCAAGGTATCCAACCCACTGCCTAGAATAATACACGCATAAAAGTGTAGTTATACGAATGGGTTAAGGGACTTTGATTTAAACTAACCCTGCTCAATATATAAGGATAAAACCTATTTAAAAACTTTAAGTTATGATTACTGATTTAATAAATAAACTTACCTGCATGTTGTCTATTTCAATTTAAAAAGGCATGTTTTGATACTTAATCAAAACATGCCCAGAATCTCAATTTTTAATTGTATATTAGTTAAATCCAAACGGCTAAGTTTTTTAACTGCTTGCACTGGTATAATTCACAAGTGCGAACTTCCAAAATCGGCGTGCCAGCCAAAAGAAGATGACAGCTACAATGATTGATATAACCGTTGACCGCCCATCCCACTGACCAATTCAAGAACTTGCCGAGGTAAACGTAAGAAATGCTGATGGAAAAATATAGATTAAAGCTATACGCAGCCACCCTTTATACACCGTAATAGGGAACCGCGTTGTATAAATTAATAATGATTATGAAGCTCTTAGAGAATGTTGAATTTATTCCTTATCTAGAAAGTTGTTGTTTAGGAATAAACATATAGTTTCTAAGTAAAATAGTTACCAAACTTAGTAACAATGATAGGATTCCCACGAATACGACGTATTGTGTACCCATTCCAGATATAAATAACCCGCCTAGAGATGCACCTAATGTTGTTCCTACGTTACAGGATGATATAAATAATCCATTGGCAAAATCAGGCGCTTCGGGTGCTGAAGACGCAATCAAATATTGATTAATATTTGCCATTATTCCTCCAGCTAATATTCCCCAAATTAAAGTTATAACTGCCATAGGTATGGCAAACTGTCCTGCGAAAAATAAAATGATGTAAACAGCACTCATTAACAAAGGAAAAGATACTACAGATTTGGTGGCACTATGAGTAAGTAACTTTCCTGCGACAATGTTTCCAATAATATTGGCTCCACCGAAGATGAATAACGTTAAACTTATGGTATTCGGAGCCATATTCGTTACTGTTTTCAGATATTCAGCAAGATAACTATAAACCCCAAACACGGCTGAGTTTAATAAAATGACAGTCACGATGGAAATCCATATAATAGGTTTTTTTAATATGGAAAATTGTGTACCATAAGAAAGTCTTTCTTCAACAGGCATCGATGGTACAAAAATCAATGTAGCAATGAATACAATAGCATTCACAATAGCAAAGAATGCCATCGCCATATCATACGAAACGGCACTTTCAATAAAACTTGCGATCGGTACGCCGGCTACCATACCAGCAGATACTCCTATAAATACTTTAGAAACAGCTTTTGGAGCTTCTTCTTTACTTACTGAGGAAGCAGCTACGGTAAATGCCAAGGAACAATAAACTGGATGAAAAAAGGCTGGAATGATACGAGAAGTTAATAGAATGGTGAAGTTAGACGCAAATAAGGACACAATGTTCCCCAGAACAAAAATGCTAAGAACCAGTAACATGACTTTCTTACGATTCATACCCGAGAACAATAACGGCAAAATTGGGCCAGATACTGCAACACCAAGGGCAAAAATACTCACCAGTAGCCCTGCTTGAGATACACTGACGTTAAAGTGATCAGCGATGGAAGGCAATAACCCAATAACCCCCATTTCAGTATTTAAAATACCGAAAACACCGACGGTTAATATAAATATAAGCAAATTGTTTTGTTTGGCCAAAAGTAATATACCTCCTCATTTCTTCTTTTAATCAATTTTTTCTATTTGAACTGTAAAATTGTCCTTAATGCTTTCAAACTTTTCTACTCCAGATTCAATCTTTCCTAATTTAATAAGTCCATTTGAATACCCAAAATCTTTATAAAATATAGCCAAATTTCCCCGGGGAGCATAATAAGTAAAATCTCCAGCTAAAGGTTCACTGCCTGACGAGGCTTTTTCTGTAGATAGTTTTTTTGATAAGTAACTAATTTTTTCTGTTTGGGCATAATCTTCTAACGTTATTGTTAACGGCAGTTGTGATAAAAAATCCCTGCTTGTTGGATTATCATACATATTTACAAGTACTTCTTCGTTGCTAAACGTTAATTTTACTTTAGCATCTTCCATAACAACTAACCCCCCATTATTAATTATAGAATCCTTGCCATTCTGCTTGTTCGGTTCATCGATTTTAACTAATTGTTCACCGCTTGAATTTGTATTTGCCGTATCATCATTGGCTTTTCCCCCATTATCACTGTTTCCGCAAGCCTCCTGCGTTGTTATAGAGTACATTGACACGGCCATATTTTCCGATTGCTGTATCGATAACTGCTTGTACTTCCTCTTTATTCGTTACATCTGCTGCCTCATATGAAATTTCAGCATATGGCAATGATTCAACAAGTGCTTTCAAGCGATCCTCACGACGGGCTGCAATGACTAATTTTGCTCCTTCTTGTGCAAGCTTCTTGGTAGCAGCTTCACCAATCCCACTTGAGGCGCCCATAATAACAACAACTTTATCTTGAATCGTAGACATAATTGATAACATCCTTTCTTTTGGTTAGGAAGACAATTTATTTTTGCAGCTAGAGTAGTAGACATTGACTTTGTCCAGAAAAGAAAATCATCATTGATTGATTAATCAACATATGTTTATAATTTTAAAGAGAAGCAAGTTGCTTTCAATGGTTAAATGAACGTAATTCGTTGATTACTCAACAAATTTATAAAAATTGTTGAGTATCTTCAAGGGAGCTTGGTGACTTAACAATGACTAAAGTGGATAGAAGAATAACCAAAAGCCAGGAAGCCATTAAAAAGGCCCTTATTGAACTGATGTCCGAAAAGGGTTTCGATGATATTACCATTCAGGATATTGCTGACAGGGCAAATGTTAACCGAGGAACGATCTATCTTCATTACTTGGATAAATTCGATTTACTGGATAAGATAATTGAGGAACATATAAACAACATGAGTGATTTTTGTGAATCGGCAACTGAAATGGATTGGATTGAATCGACTGTACACTGCATGGAATATCTTGAAAGTAATTTTTTATTTTTTTCGACGATGTTGAAGAGTGAAGGCGCCTCATACTTTCGTAATCAGTTCCTTAAGTTTAATATCGAAGAATTCAAGAAAGATGTGGATATAACAAAAGGGAAAAATTATGGTCAAAGTGAAGACGTAATTGTTCAATTTGTTGCGAATGCTTACGTAGGAATAGTGGAATGGTGGTTAAAGAATGGAATGCCTTATCCACCCCGTGTTATGGCAGAAAAAGTGGGGGATTTGTTAGAAAGGATTGTATAAACATCCCTTACATTAATGAAGAAAAAAGGATATCCATGAACTTCATGGCATTCTTCGTTTAAAGTCATGCAAAAATACATTGCTGTGTTAGATATAAAAAAGAGCTTGTGCCACACAACGATCCTGAAAACATAAAATGGCTCAACACGGTTATAATTTCTTATTCAACACAACGAAAATATGGCTCATAACGAATAAAAAACAGAAGATGCGGTAATATACTGCATCTTCTGTTTTTTGTATGATCCCATGCAAGTATCAAAATTACATAATATTGTGGGACAAAATTTGCTGTTCATGTCATCATGGAAGTAATGCGCTAGGAAAAAAGAGAAAATAACATTCGCTTAACCATTATTTCATCAGGAGCTGTTTTAACTAAGCTTTATAAAGCGACTAATGACCCCGGCATTTGTTGAGATGGCAGAGAATACTCCCGCTGACATTGATTTAGATTTAAAGTCAAGTGACAATGCAGATGCAGTAGCTTATGCCATTAGCACCCCTGAAACTGTTACAGTAAGTGAAATCTTGATTCGTCCAACGAAACAAATAACCTAATTACGTAAGCGGCAGTAAATGATACACACAAAAACCACCTGGATTTCATATGCACCGTTATGAAATCCAGGCGGTTTTCTGTTAATTAGTAATGAAACTCCCTATTTTATCGTTTTTATGGATATCTTCCGTTCCTGCATCCAATGCAGTCTTGTAATACATACATTTATGATCGATGACTTCCATTGTTTTTCTTAGTTCTTCCATCTGTGCTTCTACACTAGCTTTTCGTTCCATAAACATGTCATATCTTTGCTGCAAGGTAGAATCTCCTTCAGAACACCAATCAATG
The genomic region above belongs to Domibacillus sp. DTU_2020_1001157_1_SI_ALB_TIR_016 and contains:
- a CDS encoding MerR family transcriptional regulator, giving the protein MNIAQVAKQFDLTAATLRYYERIGLIPPVKRKENGIRNYGEEDIKWIEFAKCMRNAGLSIESLIEYTSLFTEGDKTLKARKNILVEERQRLAAKLLEIEETVKRLDKKIKYYDGLLLKKEEEMKC
- a CDS encoding ABC-2 family transporter protein yields the protein MGQWDGRSTVISIIVAVIFFWLARRFWKFALVNYTSASS
- a CDS encoding MFS transporter, coding for MAKQNNLLIFILTVGVFGILNTEMGVIGLLPSIADHFNVSVSQAGLLVSIFALGVAVSGPILPLLFSGMNRKKVMLLVLSIFVLGNIVSLFASNFTILLTSRIIPAFFHPVYCSLAFTVAASSVSKEEAPKAVSKVFIGVSAGMVAGVPIASFIESAVSYDMAMAFFAIVNAIVFIATLIFVPSMPVEERLSYGTQFSILKKPIIWISIVTVILLNSAVFGVYSYLAEYLKTVTNMAPNTISLTLFIFGGANIIGNIVAGKLLTHSATKSVVSFPLLMSAVYIILFFAGQFAIPMAVITLIWGILAGGIMANINQYLIASSAPEAPDFANGLFISSCNVGTTLGASLGGLFISGMGTQYVVFVGILSLLLSLVTILLRNYMFIPKQQLSR
- a CDS encoding cyclophilin-like fold protein; translation: MYSITTQEACGNSDNGGKANDDTANTNSSGEQLVKIDEPNKQNGKDSIINNGGLVVMEDAKVKLTFSNEEVLVNMYDNPTSRDFLSQLPLTITLEDYAQTEKISYLSKKLSTEKASSGSEPLAGDFTYYAPRGNLAIFYKDFGYSNGLIKLGKIESGVEKFESIKDNFTVQIEKID
- a CDS encoding SDR family oxidoreductase is translated as MSTIQDKVVVIMGASSGIGEAATKKLAQEGAKLVIAARREDRLKALVESLPYAEISYEAADVTNKEEVQAVIDTAIGKYGRVNVLYNNAGGLRKQ
- a CDS encoding TetR/AcrR family transcriptional regulator, with the protein product MTKVDRRITKSQEAIKKALIELMSEKGFDDITIQDIADRANVNRGTIYLHYLDKFDLLDKIIEEHINNMSDFCESATEMDWIESTVHCMEYLESNFLFFSTMLKSEGASYFRNQFLKFNIEEFKKDVDITKGKNYGQSEDVIVQFVANAYVGIVEWWLKNGMPYPPRVMAEKVGDLLERIV
- a CDS encoding MerR family transcriptional regulator, with the translated sequence MKTYSISEAAKELNLTVYTLRYYDKEGLMPFVERTPSGTRVFKESDIGALKIIECLKATGMPIKEIKSFIDWCSEGDSTLQQRYDMFMERKASVEAQMEELRKTMEVIDHKCMYYKTALDAGTEDIHKNDKIGSFITN